From bacterium:
GATCTTCGAACTGGTAGGCGAAATGGTCGAACGCGGCCAGCTCGAGCTCTTAGGTGGAGGTTTTTATGAACCTATACTCGCTGTTATTCCCCGCCGCGATGCTATAGCGCAACTTAAAATGATGTCCGATTTCCTTGAAGATCGTTTTAAAAAGCGCCCTCGCGGAATATGGCTCACCGAGCGTATCTGGGAACCTCACCTACCCGCCTTGCTAGCCGAAGCCGGTGTCGAATTCACTATCACAGATGACTATCATCTTAAAAGTGTGGGCATCACCGGTGAGGATCTACTCGGGCATTATATCACCGAAGAATCAGGCAAAGTCGTCAATATCTTTCCCGTTTCGGAAAACCTTCGTTACCTTATTCCTTTCTCGAAAGCACAAAATTCTATTGAATTTCTAGCTCGCTCAGCGGATGATTCCGGTGAAAGGCTCTTCGTATTCGGGGATGACGGCGAAAAATTCGGGCTTTGGCCGGGAACCAATAAATGGGTATGGGATGAAGGATGGATGCGCCGTTTCATCGAGGGTATTCTGGCAAACCGCGAGGTCATAAGGTTAAAATCATTCGGCGAATGGCTCGATGAAAAACCCCCTTTGGGTAAGGCATATCTACCTTCTATAAGCTATTTTGAGATGAGTGAATGGACGCTACCAGCTAAGCTTTCGGCGAGATTCTCACGCAAAGTCCATGAACTTCGAGATTCTGGTCAACTAGAGGACTGGCGTCCTTTCCTGAAAGGCGGATTCTGGCGTGGGTTTCTCACAAAATATCCTGAATCCTCTTGGATGCACAAACGCATGTTTCGCGCAAGTCGTATCGTAGCCGAAAGCGACAATCTCGATCTAGAGGCCAATAAAGCTCTCTACAGAGCACAGTGCAATTGCGCCTATTGGCATGGCGTTTTCGGGGGGTTATACCTCCCCCACCTCCGTCGAGGGATCTTTGATAATATAATCAATGCGGAAAGACTTGCCTATAGCCAGGATTCTTCCATCAAAACCGAACGAGAGGATATAGATTGCGACGGTCACGACGAGGTTTTTTTGGGCGATAAGAATTTACAGATTTTTATAAAACCATCCGATGGTGGAAAGATTTATGAAATCGATCTACTTCACTGTAACCGAAATATTATCGATGTGCTTTCTCGTCGCAGAGAAGGCTACCACGAACTTGTTCACGAATCAAATGGAAAGAAAACAGAAGCCTCCTCCTCCATCCACGACATTGTTCGCTCTAAGGAGTCGAATCTCGAACAATTGATACACTATGATTGGTTCGAAAGGCGTTGGCTTGTTGACCATATACTCGATCCGAACGCCACTCCCATCGAGCTGCGCAACTGTGATTTCAATGAGCTGGGAGACTTTGCCAATAGACCTTTCGATATAGTCCTTGGCCCGGAAACAAATGAACAGAAAGCAAAAGTAGTCCTACGGAGAAACGGTAATTTCTGTGATGCGGGCCAGAAGCTACCGCTGAGTATCGAGAAAACAATTATTTTTAATTCAGAAGAGAATTCGATCGGTGTCGAATATCGTTTGAAAAATCAATCATCTCGTGAAATATCGCTGAAATTCGCCGTAGAAAACCATCTTTCGTTAATGAGCCGGGATAATCCCTCGGCCTATTTTTTAATACCAAACACCAACGCGCATCGTATCCGACCCGGTGAAATACATGAATTCAAGGGAATAGAAAATTATAGCCTCATCGAAGAAACCGACGGCTTTAAAATAAACGCCTCACTCGATTCTGCCGAACTCTGGATGTTTCCAATAGAAACCGTTAGCAACTCTGAAAATGGCTTCGAGCGAGTATATCAGGAAACAAGCCTACTGCATATATGGGATATTGTGATCTCTGCTGATAATGAACATCGCCTTAATCTCGAATGGCGAATAAGAAAGTAAATTTTATATGTTGGTTTTATCCGGTAAATTGTTATTCCATAAAAAACGAAATCGCCCGAAGAATTGATTACTCCATATTTGAATATAACAACCAGTTTGGGAATCTATTATACAATATTAATATGGAAAACAAAAACCGGTAGAACATGATTTAAGGAAATAAATTTTATCTTGGTTCTATTTTTAAAAAGATTATCAATATGCAGTTAAGTCGATTTTGTAATATTTTTTTATTATAAGAAAATTTTCTCTTGTCTCTCATAAATAGTATTGTATATTAAAAAATATGTTAATCGCGATTAGAATTTTATATGTTTAGTTCAAAAAATAAATATCGCATCAAATCTATAGAGAAATCTGCTTTAGGCTGTTTTACACTCGATGGAAAAGGTCGGTTTCTGCAGACCAATAAAACCCTGCTCGAAATTTTAAAAATACAAGACAAAACAGTCATCGGTAAAACCTTAACAGATATCTTCCCATCGGAACTAAAAAAAGAAATCGTAAATGCACTCAGTTCAGCCCTCGAAGGTAATGAAATTCGGTTATCAATAGATTATTTGCCCACCAAAAACAGCTATCCGTCGTTAATCCTGATTCTACGGCCTATACAGTCAGACCTTGCCAGAATAGATGGTATTATCGAGGACGTTAGCTCAAAAAAAACGACCGATTTAGCACTCAAAGAAAGCGAAAAAAATTTTAGAAGTCTTATCGAACGAACTAATGACGGAATTTGCATAATCCAAGATTCGATCATCAAATATGTCAATCCTCCACTAACAATTATTGTTGGGAAGGACGTCGATGAGCTTGTCGGGCATAACTTCGAAGAATTTATTGCCCCATCTGAAGTTCAAAAAATAATAGACAGATATTCAAAACGAATGGCCGGGCATTCTATTCCACCTATCTATGAAACTGCGATACTGCATAAAAATGGCAAGATTATTCCTGTGGAGTTCAATGCAGGCATTTCATATTATCAGGGTAAACCGGCTGATTTCGTTTTCATCCGAGATATAACCAAAAGAAAGGAAAACGAAAAAGCACTTCGCAATGCCAAACGTGAACTATCAACCCTCATTAGCAATCTTCCCGGCATGGCCTATAGCTGTAAAAATGATAAAGATTGGACCATGGAATTGATTAGTGACGGTTGTTTACCTCTTACAGGTTATCCGGCAAGCGATTTCATAGACAATAAGAATCTTTCGTACAACGACGCCATTCATCCAGATGATAGAGACTTTGTTTGGGATTCGATTCAAAAAGCTCTACAGATGTCAAAACCTTTCATGTTCGAATACCGAATAATTTCCGCCAACGGTAGGGAAAAATGGGTCTGGGAACAAGGCAGAGGAGTGTCTGGGGATAATGGCAAAATCCATTTAGAGGGCTTTATAACCGATATTAATGAGCGTATTGAAACGGAAAAGGCGTTAAGGAAAAGCGAACAACGCTATAGAAACTTGTTCGAAAACTCGGTATTAGGTATTTATAGAACTACACCCGAAGGAAAAATTCTTCTAGCTAATGCGGCGCTTATTAAAATGCTTGGATATGATTCTCCCGACAGCTTTTTCAAGAGCAATTTGGAGCAATCAAGATTTTATGATCCCAACTCCCCTCGCTCTTTGTTTAAGCAAAAAATCGAATCCTCCGGTAGAGTCAACGGGATGGAATCAGTTTGGGTAGATAAGTTTGGTAAAAAAGTATTTATCAGAGAAAGTGCGAGGCTCGTTAGAGGCCCAGATGGTAAAATCAAATATTATGAAGGCACAGTCGAGGATATAACATCTGTGAAAATTGCTCGAAAAAAACAGCTTGAATCTGAAGCTAAATACAAAGCACTTTTTGAACAGGCCTCGGATATTGTGTTCATCGAAGATATCGACGGCACAATAATCGATGTAAATGAAAGAGCCTTCGAGATTATTGGATATAATAGGGAAGAACTTATCGCCGAAAACATCAGTAAAATCGTGCCGCAGGAAGAAGCAGCAAAACTTGTTGTTCACTTCAACAATCTTAAAAAAGATTTAGGTTTTAGGGTAGAATCGTATAATCGCCATAAAGATGGAAGGCTTATTCCGGTTGAAGTCAATATCATGCCGGTAAAAGTCAACGAGGAGAATCTAATAATTGCTTTTGTTCGCGATATATCCGAAAAACGGCGATTGGAAGAACAACTCCGTCTTTCTCAGAAAATGGAGGCACTAGGACGGCTTGCCGGTGGCATAGCCCATGATTTCAATAATCTGCTAACTGGTATATTTGGGTATGTCGATCTCCTTAAGCTATCGATGCCAAAAAGTGATTCGAATTACGAATCAGTCGAAAACATAGAGAATGTTGCAACAAGGGCGGCTTCACTTACTCGACAACTTCTAGCTTTCAGTAAAAAACAAGTTCTTGTTCCCGAATTACTTTCTATAAACGAAGTCATCTCCGAAATGACTGGTATGTTATCGAGAATTATTGGTGAAAAAATCGATTTCACTTTCTCGCCCGGCTCCGATTTACTAGCTGTTAAAGTTGATAGAAGTCAACTCGAACAGGTGCTTATGAACCTTGTAATCAATGCTGGTGATGCCATGCCCGAAGGGGGCAAACTAACTGTAGAAACAAAGTTGATCGAATTCGATAAAGAATATGTCGAAACCCACGCAAATGCTTCTTATGGTAAACATATTATGCTCTCGGTCTCCGATACGGGTTGTGGAATAGACACTGAAAAACTGGCGAAAATCTTCGAACCATTCTTCACTACCAAGGGCAATGGTATTGGAACTGGCCTCGGATTACCGACGGTTTATGGAATTGTCAAACAAAGTGGCGGGCATGTATATGTTTATAGCGAATTAAATAAAGGTTCCGTTTTCAAGGTCTATTTCCCCGCCACTCAATTGGATAATACATTACCAGAAATCGAAGAGGATGCTGTTTTCTACAATGGGGATGAAACCATCCTAGTTGTCGATGATGATGATGATGTCCGCAAAGCAATTGTCAATGCTCTTTCATTCAATGGCTATAAAGTTCTACAGGCCGCAGATGGTCGCGAGGCCCTCGAAATTGTCGAAAAACTAGAAAAACCTTTGCACCTCATTATTACAGATATAGTAATGCCCAAACTCGGTGGAAGAGATCTTGTGGAAATTATTCGCGATATATTCCCTGCAATTAAAATAATTTACATATCCGGCTATACTGACAAAACAGTTATGGAACCCAACTTGCCGAGCGCAGCCGGAGAATTCATACAGAAGCCCTTCTCGGCAAATACGCTAATTAAAAAGGTCCGCGAAATTCTAGACTCTTAATTATCTTAATGGATCGGTTCCAAAATCCCCGAGCCAAATAAATATTTATTATAGATTGCAATATTCTGCGAACAATCGCCTAAATAGTATAGAACTCTTTTTTTATTCAAAGTCTAAAAAATATTCCCTATTGGCTATTGACTAAAACATGAACAATAGATAGCTTTGAAAAAAATTGAACACTGGAGGATAAAATGAAAAAAGCATACATTCTTGTATCGATGATCATAGCATTTATTGCTTTGGCCGATGTCGCAACGTTCCGCGATGGTAATTCCCGTAAAACCGATAATGCTATCTTCGATGGAACTAATTTCCTTATAGACGAACAAAAGGTTCCCCGCGAGGAGGTCTATAGTCTCACATTCGACAACGAAACAAAGATTGAGCAAGAAACAGGCGAAGCAAATCCGGTTAGTATAAACTCTGACCTGATAGCGGACCCGCAATATCTTATACAAACCGCAAATAGACTTGAAAAAGAATTCCCCGATGCCGGAGGTGTTCATATCATTGACCACGGGACTTATGAATATCGAGAAGATGGTTCTCATTTGTATCGTTATCACTTTGCCGGCAGGATATTAAAATCGAGTCACTTGGGATGGGGTCAAAGACCTCTGGGCTTCGAAGAAGGTAGAAGCAGAGTGAAGCTTCTTTATGAAAAAACAATTACTGAAGACGGTCAGGTATTCTGGTGGGATACAACAGAATACACAATTACCGATCCATCAACGGAGGCTGGCGTTTTCTTCAGTTATGGTAAGGTTTTTTCGGCAACGTTTCCACAGGTAACTGTTGGTTCCATCGTCGAATATGTATTTGAAAGCGAAACATATAATCCTTTCGATAAGAACTT
This genomic window contains:
- a CDS encoding DUF1926 domain-containing protein, producing the protein MKTINFIFAVHLHQPVGNFEGVFEYATKQAYEPLIRLMHNNPEFPFTIHTSGPLWEYWDDHHPVIFELVGEMVERGQLELLGGGFYEPILAVIPRRDAIAQLKMMSDFLEDRFKKRPRGIWLTERIWEPHLPALLAEAGVEFTITDDYHLKSVGITGEDLLGHYITEESGKVVNIFPVSENLRYLIPFSKAQNSIEFLARSADDSGERLFVFGDDGEKFGLWPGTNKWVWDEGWMRRFIEGILANREVIRLKSFGEWLDEKPPLGKAYLPSISYFEMSEWTLPAKLSARFSRKVHELRDSGQLEDWRPFLKGGFWRGFLTKYPESSWMHKRMFRASRIVAESDNLDLEANKALYRAQCNCAYWHGVFGGLYLPHLRRGIFDNIINAERLAYSQDSSIKTEREDIDCDGHDEVFLGDKNLQIFIKPSDGGKIYEIDLLHCNRNIIDVLSRRREGYHELVHESNGKKTEASSSIHDIVRSKESNLEQLIHYDWFERRWLVDHILDPNATPIELRNCDFNELGDFANRPFDIVLGPETNEQKAKVVLRRNGNFCDAGQKLPLSIEKTIIFNSEENSIGVEYRLKNQSSREISLKFAVENHLSLMSRDNPSAYFLIPNTNAHRIRPGEIHEFKGIENYSLIEETDGFKINASLDSAELWMFPIETVSNSENGFERVYQETSLLHIWDIVISADNEHRLNLEWRIRK
- a CDS encoding PAS domain S-box protein encodes the protein MFSSKNKYRIKSIEKSALGCFTLDGKGRFLQTNKTLLEILKIQDKTVIGKTLTDIFPSELKKEIVNALSSALEGNEIRLSIDYLPTKNSYPSLILILRPIQSDLARIDGIIEDVSSKKTTDLALKESEKNFRSLIERTNDGICIIQDSIIKYVNPPLTIIVGKDVDELVGHNFEEFIAPSEVQKIIDRYSKRMAGHSIPPIYETAILHKNGKIIPVEFNAGISYYQGKPADFVFIRDITKRKENEKALRNAKRELSTLISNLPGMAYSCKNDKDWTMELISDGCLPLTGYPASDFIDNKNLSYNDAIHPDDRDFVWDSIQKALQMSKPFMFEYRIISANGREKWVWEQGRGVSGDNGKIHLEGFITDINERIETEKALRKSEQRYRNLFENSVLGIYRTTPEGKILLANAALIKMLGYDSPDSFFKSNLEQSRFYDPNSPRSLFKQKIESSGRVNGMESVWVDKFGKKVFIRESARLVRGPDGKIKYYEGTVEDITSVKIARKKQLESEAKYKALFEQASDIVFIEDIDGTIIDVNERAFEIIGYNREELIAENISKIVPQEEAAKLVVHFNNLKKDLGFRVESYNRHKDGRLIPVEVNIMPVKVNEENLIIAFVRDISEKRRLEEQLRLSQKMEALGRLAGGIAHDFNNLLTGIFGYVDLLKLSMPKSDSNYESVENIENVATRAASLTRQLLAFSKKQVLVPELLSINEVISEMTGMLSRIIGEKIDFTFSPGSDLLAVKVDRSQLEQVLMNLVINAGDAMPEGGKLTVETKLIEFDKEYVETHANASYGKHIMLSVSDTGCGIDTEKLAKIFEPFFTTKGNGIGTGLGLPTVYGIVKQSGGHVYVYSELNKGSVFKVYFPATQLDNTLPEIEEDAVFYNGDETILVVDDDDDVRKAIVNALSFNGYKVLQAADGREALEIVEKLEKPLHLIITDIVMPKLGGRDLVEIIRDIFPAIKIIYISGYTDKTVMEPNLPSAAGEFIQKPFSANTLIKKVREILDS